A genomic stretch from Candidatus Poribacteria bacterium includes:
- a CDS encoding class I SAM-dependent methyltransferase: MYQLSDKILSFYRQTQEANRLTTSVKGQLEFVRTQEIITRYLPAPPAVILDIGGGSGPYACWLAKEGYEVHLVDPVDTHIEQAKAASNQQSEHPIVSISLGDARALRFSSMSADAVLLLGPLYHLIDKNERLLVLSEAYRVLQEGGVMIAAGISRFASMLDSFFEGRFRNPIHVDIVQNDLETGYHQNLTEDLKYFTDAYLHRPEALNSEVVAAGFQHQATLAVEGPAWLFESFKDYWTDPEMRSVVLDLIRRIEAEPSILGMSAHILAIGTK; the protein is encoded by the coding sequence TTGTATCAACTTTCAGATAAGATTCTTTCGTTTTATAGACAGACACAAGAGGCAAACAGACTTACAACTAGTGTCAAAGGGCAACTGGAGTTCGTACGCACCCAAGAGATTATCACACGCTATCTACCCGCACCACCGGCAGTGATCCTGGACATCGGAGGTGGTTCGGGACCCTATGCCTGTTGGTTAGCAAAGGAGGGCTACGAGGTCCACCTCGTAGATCCTGTAGATACACACATTGAGCAGGCGAAAGCAGCATCAAATCAACAATCCGAACACCCAATTGTGAGCATATCGCTTGGCGACGCGCGGGCACTGCGTTTTTCGTCTATGTCTGCGGATGCTGTGCTATTATTGGGACCGCTTTATCACCTCATTGATAAGAACGAGCGGTTGCTCGTACTCAGCGAGGCATACCGCGTATTGCAAGAGGGTGGGGTTATGATTGCTGCCGGTATCTCACGCTTTGCGTCCATGCTCGACAGTTTTTTTGAGGGTCGATTCAGGAATCCTATTCACGTGGACATTGTTCAAAACGACCTTGAAACGGGTTACCATCAGAACCTGACCGAGGACCTTAAGTACTTCACAGATGCGTATCTTCACCGTCCCGAAGCACTCAATTCTGAAGTGGTTGCAGCCGGTTTTCAACATCAAGCGACGCTTGCTGTAGAAGGACCAGCGTGGCTTTTTGAATCGTTTAAAGATTATTGGACAGATCCTGAGATGCGTTCTGTTGTTTTGGATCTAATTCGCAGGATTGAAGCGGAACCGTCGATACTCGGCATGAGTGCGCATATCCTTGCAATAGGAACCAAATAG